The following are encoded together in the Candidatus Omnitrophota bacterium genome:
- a CDS encoding response regulator: protein MNRKILVVDDEETIRSVCAMILQTAQYEVDTASGISEAMGKLSSADYGLVLTDLRMGEDRGEDLIKMVKERSPETGVIVMTGYIDINNAVACMRNGAADYLPKPFEMDELIRVVERFFKTRHLENKVSSLTDIVGLYRITLAIGRIKPLDEVLDLILKTAEEQLSADGGSITLWNEDEKALIVTTASGADREKALGKKIRLGERVCGYAAAKLEPVIVNDELNKDARFRGEKTYDGVKSGISAPMILQDKLIGTLNLKRMKTDNKFTQTDLERAFVLAQIAALAISNSKIYEKMKEVSELKTKFLSNVSHELRTPLTAIKGAADLYEKLEKDESGRKKIMAIVKNNTVRMLVLVKDLLSVAEIERDIIKLTKTETDIFLCLANSIAAVSNRAEEKNIRIKYKKDKPLFILCDGVRMEQVFINILDNALKFSPEGSEVSVRVSVSGEKAEIVFSDAGPGIADEERLKVFDRFYQTGNSLFHKAKGFGLGLSIVKQLVDKHGGTAATRARRGRKKARNSS, encoded by the coding sequence ATGAACAGAAAAATACTGGTTGTGGATGATGAAGAAACGATAAGATCCGTCTGCGCTATGATATTGCAAACCGCGCAATATGAAGTGGATACGGCGTCCGGAATAAGTGAAGCGATGGGGAAATTAAGTTCCGCCGACTACGGGCTTGTTCTCACGGATCTTAGGATGGGTGAGGATAGGGGTGAAGATCTGATCAAGATGGTGAAAGAGAGATCGCCAGAAACGGGCGTTATTGTTATGACAGGTTATATTGACATCAATAACGCTGTCGCGTGTATGAGAAACGGCGCCGCTGATTATCTGCCCAAACCTTTTGAGATGGATGAACTTATCAGGGTTGTAGAAAGATTTTTCAAGACGAGACATCTGGAGAATAAAGTGAGCAGCCTCACTGATATTGTCGGGCTTTACCGGATCACTCTCGCGATCGGCCGGATTAAACCTCTGGATGAGGTTTTAGACCTTATTCTGAAGACAGCCGAAGAGCAGCTCTCCGCTGACGGGGGTTCTATAACTCTGTGGAACGAGGATGAAAAAGCGCTTATTGTGACGACGGCGAGCGGCGCTGACAGGGAAAAAGCTCTCGGTAAAAAAATCCGCCTCGGAGAGAGGGTTTGCGGTTATGCCGCCGCCAAGCTTGAACCGGTCATTGTTAACGATGAACTGAATAAAGACGCCCGTTTCAGGGGTGAAAAAACTTACGACGGGGTGAAGTCGGGGATAAGCGCTCCGATGATCCTTCAGGATAAGCTGATAGGCACTTTGAATCTGAAAAGAATGAAGACGGATAATAAATTTACTCAGACCGACCTTGAAAGAGCTTTTGTTCTCGCTCAGATCGCGGCCCTGGCGATTTCCAACTCAAAAATCTATGAAAAAATGAAGGAGGTGTCGGAACTCAAAACGAAATTTTTGTCAAATGTGTCGCATGAGCTCAGAACGCCTCTTACGGCGATAAAAGGCGCCGCGGATTTATATGAAAAATTAGAGAAAGATGAAAGCGGCAGAAAAAAAATAATGGCAATCGTCAAAAACAATACCGTCAGAATGCTTGTTCTGGTGAAAGACCTTCTGTCCGTGGCGGAAATAGAAAGAGACATTATCAAGTTGACAAAAACCGAAACGGATATATTCCTGTGTCTGGCCAACTCCATAGCCGCCGTTAGCAACAGGGCAGAAGAAAAAAATATACGCATTAAATACAAAAAGGACAAACCTCTTTTCATACTTTGCGACGGCGTCAGAATGGAGCAGGTATTTATCAATATACTGGACAATGCCTTAAAATTTTCTCCGGAGGGTAGCGAAGTTTCCGTCCGCGTTTCAGTTTCCGGTGAAAAAGCGGAAATAGTTTTTTCCGACGCCGGCCCCGGAATAGCCGATGAAGAGCGGTTAAAGGTGTTTGACAGATTTTACCAGACGGGAAATTCCCTTTTTCACAAAGCAAAAGGTTTCGGCCTGGGGCTCTCAATAGTTAAACAGCTTGTGGATAAGCATGGGGGGACAGCGGCGACACGCGCGCGGAGAGGCAGGAAAAAGGCGCGGAATTCATCGTAA